A window of Candidatus Sulfotelmatobacter sp. genomic DNA:
CCGCTCGCTGGCGGTGTTCGCCGGCACGGCGCGATGACGCGCGTCGCGCGCCGCTACGTCGACGCGCTCGGTCAGGAGCGCGAAGCGCCGGCCGAGACGGTCGGCCGATTCGACGAGCTCCTGCGCGAGCCGCCGTACGCCTTCACGCCGCCGACGCTGGTGGTGCGCGAGGACGAGCCGCTGGCCGTCGCGGTGACGCTCCCGGCGGCGCGCTGGCACGACGACCTGCGCTGGACGCTCGACACCGCCGACGGTGAACGCGCGTCGGGAACGTTCGGCCTGCGCGGCGCGACGGTCGTGCGCGTCGGCGAAGACGGCGAGCAGCGGTTCGACACGCGCGTGGCCGAGCTGCGCGGTCCGTTGCCGCTGGGCCGCCACGCGCTGACGTTGGAAGTCGCCGGCTACGCGCGCGAGCGGGTGACGGTGGTGGTCGTGCCGCGGCTGGCCTATCCGCCGCGCGGCCGCACGTGGGGCATCGCCCTGCAGCTCTACACGCTGCGCTCGCAGCGCAACCACGGCATCGGCGACTTCGCGGATCTGCGCGCCGTCTGCACGCTGCTCGGCGCGCGCGGCGCGTCGTACGTCGGCATCAACCCGCTGCACGCGCCGTTCCGCTCCGACCCGGAGGCGGCGAGTCCCTACGCGGCCTCCTCGCGCCGCTGGCTCAACTGGCTCGCGATCGCGCTCGACGACGTGCCGGAGGCGCACGCCGCCGGCGTGCGGGCCGTCCTCGACGATCCCGCCTGGCGCGCGCGGGTCGCGGCCGCGCGTGCCTGCGACGACGTCGACTACGCCGCCGTCTCGGCGCTGAAAGAGCCGGTGCTGCGCGCGTGCTATGCGGCGCTCGCGCACGACCGGGCGCGCGCGGACGCGTTCGCGCGCTGGTGTGCCGAGCAGGGCGATCCGCTGCAGCGCTTCGCCGCCTTCGAGGTGCTGATCGAACGGCACGGGCGCGACCTCACGGCGTGGCCCGCCGGGCTGCGCGCACCGGACTTGCCGGACGTCGCGCTCGCGTTGGGCGACGACGCCGCGGCGCTCGGCTACGCGATGTACCTGCAATGGCTGGCCGACCAGCAGTTGGCGGCGGTCGCCGCCGCCGCGGCGCAGCACGGCGTCGCCTTGTACCGCGATCTCGCCGTCGGGGTGGACGCCGGCGCGGCCGACGTGTGGGCCGACCGCGCGGCGTACGTCGGCGGCGTGCGCGTCGGCGCGCCGCCCGACGTGCTCAACACGTTCGGCCAAGACTGGGGATTGCCGCCGCTCGATCCGCGCACGCTGGCCGACGACGGGTACGCCCAGCTGCTCGCGCTGCTGCAAGCCAACTGCCGGTACGCGGGCGCGCTGCGCATCGACCACGCTTTCTCGCTGGCGCGCCTGTACTGGATCCCGGCCGGCGCCGGTGCGAGCGACGGAACCTACGTCAGCTATCCGCTCGACGACCTGCGCGGCATCGTCGCGCTGGCCAGCGTGCGCGAACGGTGCGTCGTGATCGGGGAAGACCTGGGCACGGTGCCGGACGGTTTTCGCGAGCGCATGGAGGCGACCGGTATCCTTGCATACCGCATCCTGTTCTTCGAGCGTCACGCCGACGGCACGTTCGCAGCCCCCGAGGAGTATCCGGCCGCCGCGCTGGCCGCCTCGGGGACGCACGACCTCGCCACGATCCCGGCGTGGCTGCACGGCGACGACCTGCTGCTGCGCGAGCAGCTGGGGTTGGCCCGGACGCCGCTGACCGACGAGCAAGCGTCCCGCGAGCGCGAACGTACCCTGCTGCTCGACACCCTCCAGCGGCACGGCGATTTGGCGGGGAACGAACGGGACGATGAGACCGCGATCGTCGTCGCCGCGAACCGTTACCTCGCCGCTTCGCCCTGTGCCATCGTGATGGGACAGCTCGACGACGTCCTGGGAGAACGCCGCCCGGTCAACGTCCCGGGAACTTCGCTCGAATATCCGAATTGGCGTCGCAAGCTCTCGACCACCGTCGAAGCCCTCGCGGACGACCTCCGCGTCGCGCGCCTCTGCACCGCCTTCAACGAAATCCGCCCCCGTGAGAACGGACGATGATAGCAGACAGCACCATGATGCCGGCGCGCGCCCGCGGGGAATCGCGCCAAGTCGCCATCGCGAGCGCGCGCACGTCCGGGGGCCCCACGCTCTGCGTGGGGGGCGCGGAGCCAAGGGCGGAGCGCCGTTGAAATGAAAGCCGTTCTGATGGCCGGCGGGGAAGGTTCCCGGCTGCGCCCGCTGACTTCCCGACGGCCGAAGCCGTTGGCGCCGGTGGCCGGCAAGCCGGTGATGGAGCACATCGTCGAGCTGCTGCGCACGCACGGGTTCACCGAGATCGTCTCGACGCTGCACTACCTGGCCGACGAGATCGAGTCGTGGTTCGGTGACGGTTCGGCGCACGACGTCAAGATGCACTACGTCGTCGAGGACACGCCGCTGGGAACCGCGGGCGCGGTCAAGATGGCGCACGAGCTGCTCGGCGACGAACGTTTCCTGATCATCAGCGGCGACGCGCTGACCGCGCTGGACCTCGGGGCGATCGTGCGCCACCACGTCGAGCGCGGGAACGACGCCACGATCGTGCTGCAGCGCGTGACCAACCCGCTCGAGTTCGGCGTCGTCGTGACCGACGAACAGCAGCGCATCGTGCGCTTTCTCGAAAAGCCGTCGTGGGGCGAAGTCTTCTCCGACACGATCAACACCGGCATCTACGTGCTCGAGCCCGGGATCTTGGACCGGATGGAGCGCGGCAAGATCTACGACTGGTCGAAGGACCTCTTCCCCGAGATGCTGCGCGAGGGCGCCAAGCTCGGCGGCTACATCACCGACGACTACTGGACCGACATCGGCAACCTCGAGCAGTATCAGCAGGCCAACTACGACGCGCTCGACCGCAAGGTCGCGATCGCCTTTCCGGGGACGGAGGTCACGCCCGGCGTGTGGGCCGGCGAAGGGACGCGGATCGATCCCGACGCGCAGCTCGACGGCCCGATCGTGCTCGGGCGCGACGTGCGCGTCGCGGCCGGCGCGCACATCGTCGGGCCGACGGTCATCGGCGACCGCAGCCTGGTCGAGCGCGGCGCGACGATCTCGCGCAGCGTGCTGTGGGAGGACTGCTACGTCGGCGAAGAGTCGACGCTCAACGACTGCACCGTCGCCGACCGCAACACGATCGAACGGCGCGCCACCGTCCAGGAAGCCAGCGTCATCGGCCGCGGCTGCACGATCGGACAAGGTGCGACGGTCAACGCGCACCTCAAGCTGTGGCCCGACAAGTGGGTCAACGCCGGCGCGATCGTCTCGATGTCGCTCATCTACGGCCAGAAGTGGCCGGGCTCGCTGTTCGGCTCGGTCGGCATTCGCGGCTTGGCCAACCTCGAGATCACGCCGGAGTTCGCGCTCAAGCTCGGACAGGCGTTCGGGACGTACCTCAAGAGCGGCCAATACGTGATGACCAGCCGCGACACGCACCCCGCCTCGCGGGTGATGAACCGCTGCATCATCTCCGGCTTGCTCAGCGTCGGCGTCAACGTGCTCGACCTGCGCTCGTACCCGCTCCCGCTGGCGCGCTACGCGGTGCGGGTCGGCGGCGACGGCGGCGTGCACGTTCGCGTCGCGCCGGACGACGCCAACGCGATCGTCTTCGAGTTCTTCGACCACACCGGGATCGGGATCGACAAGGGCGCCGAACGCAAGGTCGAAAACCTGTTCTTCCGCGAGGACTTCCGCCGCACGCCGATGGACGCGGTCGGCCGCCTCGACTTCCCCTCGCGCGCGCTCGAGCGCTACACGGCCTCGTTCGTCGACGCGCTCCACGCGCGCGCGCTGGCCGAGGCCAACTTCCGCGTCGTGGTCGACTACGCGTTCGGCAACGCCTCGATCGTGCTGCCGCAGATCCTAGGCGGCCTGGGTGTCGACCAGATCGCGCTCAACGCCTATTTCGACGCGCAGAAGGTGCGCACGTTCCGCAACGATCGCGAGCACCACTTGCGGCAGTTGACCTCGGTCGTCACCTCGCTCGAGGCCGACCTGGGCGTGCTGATCGACGCCGACGGCGAGACGGTGACGCTGGTCGACGACAAGGGCAGCATCGTCGGGCGCAACCGGCTGGTCGCGTTGCTCACGCTGCTGATCGCGCGCGCGCAGCCCGGTGCGCGGATCGCGCTGCCGCTGACGATCCCCTCGGTGGTCGAGAGGATCGCGCACGACAACGGCGCCGAGATCGTGCGCGCGCGCAGCGACCGCCGCTCGGTGATGGCGCTGGCCGAGAAGGACGGCGCGAACTTGGCGTTCGCGGCGGGCGCGGAGTACGAGCTGGTCTTCCCCGAGTTCCAGCCGGCGTTCGACGGCATCTACGCGACCGCGAAGATCATGGAGCTGCTGGCCGCCGAGCGGCGCAAGCTTTCCGAGCTGGTCGCGATGCTGCCGGAGTGGCACATCGCGGGCCGCGTCGTGCCGTGTCCGTGGGAGCGCAAGGGCGCGGTGATGCGCTCGCTGCACGACGAGGCGGCGCACGGCGGCAACGGCAAGGTCGAGACGCTCGACGGCGTGCGGCTGGGCCGTCCGCACGGCTGGGTGCTGGTGCTCCCCGACGCGACCGACGCCTCGGTCAACGTCTGGGCCGAAGGCGACACCGACGACGAGGCGTCGCACTACGCCGACGAGATCGCCGCGCGGGTTACCGCGATCGCTTCAGCGTGAGGGGATGAGCCGCAGCAGCCGCCGCGGGTAGTCGAAGATCACGACGAAGCGCTTCCAGACCGGGTCGCCGATCTGCATCGCGACGCTCGGATCCGACTCCTCGCCGCGCGCCAGCGAGGTCGTCAGGTGCACGGCGACGTCGTCGACGCTGACGCCGCCGATGCGCAGCGAGCGCGCGCGGGCCAGGTAACCGGCGACCGGACCGCCGACGCCGACGTACGAGCTGTCGTCGGGCAGCGCGTGATAGCGATGCACCAAGTCGTGCGCGCGCACGAAGTGCGAGTACACCTCGAGCGGTCCGTCGTTCCCGGTGTCGACGCCGGCGGCGCCGGCGATCCCGTCGAGCGCGCCCTCGACCTGCGGCTGGCGTTCGTCGTAGACGAACGGCACGCGCGCACCGCCGCCGCCGAACGCGCCGGCCGAGCGCGCCAGCGCGAGCTGATGGTGCGCGAGGTCGAGCCGTGCGGCCAAGCGCGCGAGCAGCTCGTAGCCGACGATCCCGTCGACCGGCAACGCCGAGCCCAGATCGAGCACGACGAAGGGCTGGTCGCGCAGCACGGCGGTCCCGATCTGCACCGTGCGTGCGGCCGCGTAACGGACCGGGACGACGTTCGGCCCCACCCCGTCGACCGTGCCCTCGCCGACGACGACTAGGCCGCAGCGCCGCGCCGCGGCCGGCGTGATGACGTTCTGGCCGCCGGTGTCGAGCAGAAACCGCAAGGCGGGTCCCTCGTCCACGCGCACCTGCACGACCGGCAGATCGAAGCTCGGATCGAGCGCCACGCTCGTCGTTCCCGTCAGCACGACGTCGTGCGGCGGGGCGGGCGGCGCGAAGGCGGCGTCGGCGAGCGGTGCGACGCTCACCGCGCGCACGCTCGCGCGCCACTCGCCGTCGACGGAGACGTCGTCGAGCGCGAACGGGACGTTCAGCCCGTCGACGATCCGCCGGTCGGCGAGCGTGGTCGTCTCCGTGGTCGCGCCGGGATGGCGCACGATGCGGGTGGCCGTGCCGCCGCCGAGCACGCGCGCGAACGCCCGCGCGAAGGCGCGAATCGCGTCGCGCTGCGCGCGGTTGCCTTCGATCCGGGCCATCCCGGTCGCGTCGGCGCGCCACGCGTGGGTGCCGTCCCAGCCTTCGCGCTCGGAGACGGGACCGGCGTCGAAGCGCCGCACGAACCGCGCCGTCGCGCGGTCGACGAGCAGCTCGCCGCTGCCGTGCACGCCGTAGGCGACGACGTCGAGCCGCAAGCGCACGTAGCGCGGCGCGCGCGCCGGCGCGAGGACGGGCAAGAGCACCGCCAGCGCGGGCGCGGCGAGCAGCGCGAAGGGCATGGCCGGACGGCTTCGCCGTCCGGCGGGTTAGTTCTGCGAGGGCAGGACCGGCAGCTTCGCGCGGTCGATGCGCTTGCCGACGACCTTCTCGATGTCGCGGAAGAGCGGCTCTTCGTCACGCGAGACGAAGGTGATCGCCTCGCCGGTCGCCTGCGCGCGCGCGGTGCGGCCGACGCGGTGCACGTAGTCCGCGGGCACCATCGGGACGTCGAAGTTGACGACGTGGCCGAGGTCTTGCACGTCGATGCCACGAGCGGCCACGTCGGTCGCCACCAGCACGCGCAGCTTTCCGCGCTTGAACTGATCGAGCGCACGCGTGCGCTGCGCCTGCGAGCGATCGCCGTGGATGCGGTCGGCGGCGATCTTGTGCTTCTCCAGGTGCAGGGCCAGCCGGTTCGCTCGCGCCTTGGTGCGCGTGAACGCGATCGCGCTGTAGATGCCGTTGTCCTCGAGCAGCTTCATGAGCAGCTCGGTCTTGCGGGTCTGGTCGATCGTGTAGGCGCGGTGCGTGATGCCCTCGGCGGTGGTCGCCTTGGGGGGCGCCGTCGCCACGCGCACCGGATCGCGCAGCAGCTCGCGGCTGAGCTTCTCGATCTCCGGCGCGACGGTCGCGCTGAAGAACAGCGTCTGGCGTTTCGCCGGCAGCGCGGCGGCGATGCGCCGCACGTTCGGCAAGAAGCCCATGTCGAGCATGCGGTCCGCCTCGTCGAGGACGAACACGCTGACGTCGCCCAGGCGCGTGACCTTCTGTGCCATCAGGTCGAGCAGCCGGCCCGGACACGCGACGATGATGTCGGTACCGCGCGCGAAGGCCTTGATCTGCGGGCCGAAGCCGACGCCGCCGAAGACGGCCGCGATGCGCACGTCGGTGCCGCGCGCCATGGCCTGCAGGTGCTGGCAGATCTGGGCGGCCAGCTCGCGGGTCGGCGCGAGAACGAGCGCGTGGGTGCGGCCGCGGGGCAGCGTGAGGACGTGTTGGAGCAGCGGCAACCCGAAGGCGGCCGTCTTGCCGGTGCCGGTCTGCGCCGAGGCGAGGACGTCGCGTCCGGCCAGCGCGGGCGGGATCGCCGCGGCCTGGACGGGCGTGGGCACGGTAAAATCGAGGGCGCGCAGCGCGCGCAACAGCACCGGCTGCACGCCGAGTGCTTCAAAGGTCTGCGTCAATTCAGTTCTTTCGGAACGGCGATGCGCAATACGATCGTCGGTTTCCGAAAGATCGCGCCAGGAAGGATGCCACCGGGAGCGGTGACCCACCCACCATACCATACCGGCCGCCGCCCCAGGTACGACCCTTGACGGACGGCTGATCCGGTCCAGGGACGGCCCCGCCGGGCGCCCAATTTCGGCCCCGTGAAACGCTCGCTCGCATTGCTGGCAGCCTCGTGTCTGCTCGCGACGCCCCGTGGGCCTGCCGCCGCCGCGCCGCCGCCGCCGCCCACACATACGCTCTGCCCGGTCTTCGTCGGGCGCATCGACAGGCTGGACGAGGCGGGAACGCGCTATGCGGTCGGGCTGCTGACCTACGGCGAGTCCGGCACCACCTCGGGAACGATCGCGTTCTTCGCCGGCGACGAGCGGTACGAGGTGCCGTTCGCGAACGCGCTGGCCGACGACCCGACCGACGCGGGGGCGTCCCCGGAGCCGATCGTCGTGCAGTTCGCACGGCCCGTCACCCTCACGGCCGCCGTCGTCGCAGCGCTCGGTTCGCCGCCCGCCGCCTGCTCGGCTCCGTATATGCCGTGGACGCAGAACGGGCGCATCGCGCCGGCCCTCGCGCACGAATGGTTCTCGAGCCGCGTAGCGCGGCCGAGCCCAGGTCCGATGCCGGCGGACATGCTCGACGAGAGCAAACTATGGGAAGGCTTCGACGCGGAGGCGCGGACGGCGAGCGCGGTTGAAGCCGGCACGCCGATCGCGGTCGCGCCGTGTGCGCAAAAGGACCACGTTCCCTCGCTCAGCGGGCGCCCGGGGCTGGCGTGGATGCCGCCCCTGGTCACGCACGGACCATCGGCCTACACGACGGACGTCTTGGTCGCCATCGACGCCGACGGTACGCTGCTGAACGCGGCGACGCTCGTTTCGTCATCCAACAAGACGTTCGATCACGTGGCGCTCGTCGCTGCGCAGCAGTCGACGTTCCGCGCCGGGCAGTTCCGATGCGCTCCCGTCGCGGGAAGCTACGTCTTCGAGTTCTCGTACGAACACGGCTAAACGCGACGCGCCCCCGGCGGCGCGCGGCGACGACAGGCGCGATCGGCCGCCGCCGCCAAGACCCGCCGGCGTGAAAGGCGCGCGCGGAACGCTGGCGGTCTTTTGCTTGTTCGCGACGATAACGCCGACGCTCGGTGCCACCGCGTTCGCGCAGCCCAGCTCCGATCTGTGTCCCGTCTTCGTCGGGCGCGTCGATGCGCTCGACGATGCCGGCACGCGCTACGCCTTCGGGCTGCTGACCTACGGCGGCTCGGGCAGCGCGTCGGGGACGCTCGCCGTCTATGCCGCGGACAAGCGCTACAGCGTGCCGTTCACCGACGCGTTCGTCGACGATCCGACGGAGTCGACCTCACGCCCGCGGCCGCTGGTCGTGCGCTTCGCGCGGCCGGTAACGGTCAGCGGCGCCGTCGTCGCATCGCTCGGCGCACCGGCGGCGCCTTGTCCGACTCCGTATCTGCCGTGGACCGCCAACGGTCGGGTCGCGCAATTCGTCGGGCACCAACGGCTCTTCTACGACGCCGAGAGCGATCGTCACCAGGAATCCGACGCCGCCGTGATCGACGAACGGCAGCTCTGGAACGGCTTCGACGCCGCGGCCGCGAACGTCGCGCCGGTCGACGCGGGCGACGGCGTGCCCGCCGCGCGTTGCACACAAGACGATCGCGGCGCGAGCGTAACGCACGTCGAACGCGCGCTGATCCCCGCCATCGTCCCGGCCGGTCCGTTCGCCTACCGGAGCGCCGTCCTGGTCACGCTCGACGCGACGGGAGCGGTCGTCGCCGCCGCGACGGTGGTCTCCGCGAGGGAGGACGTGCCGCTCGACGCGGCCGCACTCACCGTGGCCGAGCACTCGTCCTATCGGCCGGCACGCTTTCGCTGCGCGCCGGCGGCAGGCAGCTACGTGTTCGTGCTCAGCTACTACCGCGACTGAGCGACACGCTACGCTCGCGCACAGCGAGCGGCGCGGGTGAGCAGCAGCTCGCGGTCGCGGGCGTTGTGCGCCAGCGCGGCCGCGCGCTCGAACTCGGCGCGCGCCTCGGCGAAGCGCTCGAGCTTCTCGAGCAGGTCGCCGCGCACGCTCGGCAAGAGATGGTAGGCGCTCAGCGCGGGCTCGGCGAGGAGCGCGTCCACCTGCTCGAGGCCGCTTTGGGGGCCGAACGCCATGCCGACGGCGACGGCACGGTTCAGCTTGACGACCGCGGTGGGATACAGCTCGGCGAGCGCGTCGTAGAGCGCGGCGATGCGCGCCCAGTCGGTCTCCTCCGCCCTGCGCGCTCGCGCGTGGCAGGCGGCGATCGCCGCTTGCAGCGCGTACGGCCCGAGCGGCCCCAACCGCTCAGCACGTTCGAGCGCGCCCAGGCCGCGCCGAATCAGCAGCTGGTCCCAACGTGACCGATCCTGCTCGAGCAGCAGGACGTGCTCGCCGGATGGTCCGACGCGCGCTCGCGCGCGCGACGACTGCAGCTCCATCAGCGCGACCAGCCCGTGCACCTCACCCTCCTCGGGCGCGAGCTGGGCGAGAACGCGCCCCAGCCGCAACGCCTCCTGCGAGAGCGCGGGCCGAAGAATGTCCTCGCCGCTCGAGGCCGAGTAGCCCTCGTTGAAGATGAGGTAGATGACTTCGAGGACCGAGGTCAGGCGTTGCATCCGCTGCGCCGCGTCGGGCACCTCGAACGGCACGCGCGCCTCCGCCAGCGTGCGCTTCGCGCGAACGATTCGCTGCGCGATCGTCGGCTCCGATGAGAGGAACGCTCGCGCGATCTCCGTCGTCGAGAGACCGCCGAGCAAGCGCAGCGTCAAGGCGACGCGTGCTTCGACCGAGAGCACCGGGTGACACGCGACGAACATCAGGCGCAGCAGGTCGTCGGGGATGTAGTCCTCGTCGAGCGTGGCGAAGACGGACTCCTCCGATTCCTGGTCCTGCAGCTCGTGGCCGAGCAGCCGGTACTTGTCCTCAGCCGTCTGCGCTCGCCGGAAGTAGTCGATCGCGCGACGCTTCGCAACCGACATCAGCCACGCTCCCGGATTGCGCGGAATTCCGTCGCTCGACCATTGGGAGAGCGCCGAGACGAACGCGTCCTGCGCGAATTCCTCGGCCAGACCGACGTCGCGAACGACGCGGGTGAGCGCGGCCACGAGTCTGGGGGACTTGATCCCCCAGACGGCTTCGATCGCGCGCACCGACTCCGGCCTCGTCACGTCACGCGTTAGCGGATTCCGGCGAAGTCCTCGGCCTCGAAGATGCCTGGACGATGGTCGGCTCGTGGTCGACCGGGAAGTTGACCGAGTTGGCGATGAAACACTTGGCGTGCGCGTCACGGTGCAGCGCCTGCGCTCTGGCCAGGTCGGACTCGGCGCTGACCACGATGCGCGGGCGGAGCACAATGCGCGTGAAGCGCCCGCCGCCGTCGTCGGTCTCGACCATCTGGCCCTCGGCCTCGTCGACGTAGTCGAGCACGACGACGCCGTTGGTTGCGCACAAGTGCAGGTACCACAGCAGATGGCACGACGACACCGAGGCGACCAGCAGCTCCTCGGGATTGTAGCGCGCGGCGTCACCGCGGAAGAGCGGATCGCTCGAGCCCAGCAGGGCCGGCTTGCCTTCGACGGTGACCGCGAAGGCGCGCTCGTAGGCGCGATAGCTGGCGGTGCCGGCGCCGGTGTTGCCGGTCCAGCGGACGGCGGCGGCGTAGCGGTGCGCGCGCTGCCCCATCAGCGACCGCCGCCGACGTCGATGGTGGCACCCACGCAGTACGAGGACGCCGGCGAGAGCAGCCAGATGACGGCCTCGGCCACCTCGTCGGCCGTCCCCATGCGGTGCATCGGGATCGTCGGCAGCATGCGCGCGGGTCGGTCGGGGTCGCCGGACGCCGCGTGGATCTCGGTGTCGATCATCCCCGGCGAGACGGCGTTGACGCGCACGCCCTCGGCCGCAACCTCGCGCGCGAGGCCGAGCGAGAACACCTCCAGCGCGCCCTTGCTGGCCGCGTAGTGGACGTAGGTGTCGGGCGCGCCGTAGGCGATCGCGCGTGAGGTGATGTTGACGATCGCGCCGCCGCGGCCGCCACGAGCCGTCGACATCCGTCGTACCGCCTCGCGCGCGCACATGACCGCGCCCACGACGTTGATCGCGAAGACGCGCTCGAGCGTGCTGCGCTCGAGATCGACCAGCCGCCCGACGCCGCCGGTGATGCCGGCGTTGTTGACCAATCCGCCGAGCGGCCCGAAGGCGCGTTCGGTCTCGGCGAACGCGTGCTGCATCTCATCCTCGTTCGCGACGTCGGCGCGGACGGCCAGCGCGCGGCCGCCGGCGCCGGTGACCTCGGCCTCGACGGCGCGCGCCGCGTCGGCGTCGGCGGCGTAGGTGAACGCCACGCTCCAGCCCGCCTCGGCCGCACGCCGCACGATCGCCGCGCCGATACCGCGGCTACCGCCGGTGACCAGCAGCGCGCTGGACATCAGCGCGCGACCGCGTCGACGTAGGCGATCTTGCGGTCGAGCGCTTCGATCGCCTGATGCCAGGTATAGCGCGCCGCCGTCTGCGCGCCGTTGGTGCGCAGCTCGGCCGCCAGCGCGTCGTCGCCGAACAGCGCACGCAGATAGGTCGCCAGCTCGCGGCCGTCGGACGTGTCGCAGACGATCGCGTTGACGAACGGCTCGGCGTACTCTTCGCCGGTCGCGCCGCAGACGACGATCCCGCCGGCCGCCATCACTTCGAGACCGACCAACCCGAACGGCTCCTTGCCGCTGTTCGCCAGCACGACGTCGGTAGCGGCGTACATCGCGTACAGCGTCGGCTCGTCGAGGAACGCGCGCACGTGCACGATCGGCGCCTCGACGTACGCCAGCGCCTTGGCCAGCTCGCGCCAATCGCTGCCTTCGTACGCCAGCCGCTCGACGGTCAGCCCGCGCTCGCGCGCGCGCCCGAACACGACGTCGCCGTACGGCTCGCGGCCGCCGCGCACGATCATGCGCGCCGGTATCCCGCCCGCGCGCAGCTCGACGATCGCGTCGACCGCCTGCAGCCAATTCTTGTCGGGGTCGAAACGGCCGACCTTGAAACAGGTCGGCGCCTTGCCGAACGCCTCGCGCAGCGCGGCCGTGCGCTCCGGGTCGGCGCCGTCGAGCAGCGCGGGGTCGAGCCCGTTGGGGATCACCAGCGCCGAGACGTTCCACTGCGCCAGCTCGAACTTCATGTACTTGCTCACGCACGTGACCGCGGCGGCGCGCGCCAGCGTCGGCCAGTGGATGCGATCGAACCCATAGGTGTTGTTCGCGTTCCACATCAGCGTGAGCGCGCCGCGAATGCCGCGCTCGCGCGCCAGCCGGTCGATGGCGATCGCGACGTTGGCGGTCTGCCACTCTTCGCAGATCACCAGCACCCGCTCGCCGCGCGCGGCGGCCGGTGCGACCAGCGTGTCGATGATCCACGGGGGCAGGCTGGTCTCCCAGTCGTGCACCTTGCCGGTCTCGCCGTCGTAGACGTTGCGCGGGTGCTGCGCCGAGATCCACTGCGACCAGCGCCGCAAGGTGACGCCCGGATCGCTCTGTTCGATCGGCTTCGCGTTGGGATCGCCGACGAAGTACAGCTCGACCTCGTGGCCGGCCGCGCCCAGCGCGCGCGCCAGTTGGCTGACGCGGGTGGCCAGGCCACCGATCGACGCGTAGCGATCCGGTCCCTCGAACGAGAGCAGCGCGACCTGACGGGGGATCATGACGGGAACCTCCTACGCGAGAACGGCGGCGAATACCGCCCGGTCGACGTTACCCCCGGAGAGGACCGCCGCGACCCGCTTGCCGCGCAGGCGGTCGCGTTCGGCGGCGACGGCGGCGAGGGCCACGGCGCCCGCCCCTTCCGCCACGTTGTGCGTGTCGCTGAACAGCCAGGCCATCGCCTCGCGGATCGCGTCCTCGGAGACGGTGACGACGCGTGCCGCCCCCGCGCGGATGATCGCGAACGCGTCCGGGTCGCCGACGCGACAGCCGACGCCCTCGGCGAGCGTCGGCACGCCGCCGTCCGTCTCGCGCAGCTCGCCGGCCGCGAAGGAGAGCGCGTAGGCCGGATACGTCTGCGAGCACACGC
This region includes:
- a CDS encoding OsmC family protein; amino-acid sequence: MGQRAHRYAAAVRWTGNTGAGTASYRAYERAFAVTVEGKPALLGSSDPLFRGDAARYNPEELLVASVSSCHLLWYLHLCATNGVVVLDYVDEAEGQMVETDDGGGRFTRIVLRPRIVVSAESDLARAQALHRDAHAKCFIANSVNFPVDHEPTIVQASSRPRTSPESANA
- a CDS encoding RNA polymerase sigma factor — protein: MTRPESVRAIEAVWGIKSPRLVAALTRVVRDVGLAEEFAQDAFVSALSQWSSDGIPRNPGAWLMSVAKRRAIDYFRRAQTAEDKYRLLGHELQDQESEESVFATLDEDYIPDDLLRLMFVACHPVLSVEARVALTLRLLGGLSTTEIARAFLSSEPTIAQRIVRAKRTLAEARVPFEVPDAAQRMQRLTSVLEVIYLIFNEGYSASSGEDILRPALSQEALRLGRVLAQLAPEEGEVHGLVALMELQSSRARARVGPSGEHVLLLEQDRSRWDQLLIRRGLGALERAERLGPLGPYALQAAIAACHARARRAEETDWARIAALYDALAELYPTAVVKLNRAVAVGMAFGPQSGLEQVDALLAEPALSAYHLLPSVRGDLLEKLERFAEARAEFERAAALAHNARDRELLLTRAARCARA
- a CDS encoding glycosyltransferase family 4 protein — encoded protein: MIPRQVALLSFEGPDRYASIGGLATRVSQLARALGAAGHEVELYFVGDPNAKPIEQSDPGVTLRRWSQWISAQHPRNVYDGETGKVHDWETSLPPWIIDTLVAPAAARGERVLVICEEWQTANVAIAIDRLARERGIRGALTLMWNANNTYGFDRIHWPTLARAAAVTCVSKYMKFELAQWNVSALVIPNGLDPALLDGADPERTAALREAFGKAPTCFKVGRFDPDKNWLQAVDAIVELRAGGIPARMIVRGGREPYGDVVFGRARERGLTVERLAYEGSDWRELAKALAYVEAPIVHVRAFLDEPTLYAMYAATDVVLANSGKEPFGLVGLEVMAAGGIVVCGATGEEYAEPFVNAIVCDTSDGRELATYLRALFGDDALAAELRTNGAQTAARYTWHQAIEALDRKIAYVDAVAR
- a CDS encoding SDR family oxidoreductase; this encodes MSSALLVTGGSRGIGAAIVRRAAEAGWSVAFTYAADADAARAVEAEVTGAGGRALAVRADVANEDEMQHAFAETERAFGPLGGLVNNAGITGGVGRLVDLERSTLERVFAINVVGAVMCAREAVRRMSTARGGRGGAIVNITSRAIAYGAPDTYVHYAASKGALEVFSLGLAREVAAEGVRVNAVSPGMIDTEIHAASGDPDRPARMLPTIPMHRMGTADEVAEAVIWLLSPASSYCVGATIDVGGGR